A window of Flavobacterium psychrophilum genomic DNA:
TTATTCATGTTAAATTTTTAATTTTTTTGAATATTATGCAAGCGTTTACATCGCCAAAGCCAAAACTTGCCTTGGCGATTATATTCAGGTCTGTATTAAATGTTCTTAGAGGTACTTTAGACGAATCGATTAGCTCTATAATTTCAGGATGCAGGTCTTCGCAATTCGTGTTACCAAATATAAAACTTTCATGCAGCTGCAATACAGTCGCAATACTTTCTATGCTTCCGGCAGCGCTCAAGCAATGGCCTGTCAAACTTTTAAGGGAATTAATGTAGGGAAAGTTAGGTCCGCTTCGACCTAAAGCCTTTGTCCAATTTTCAATTTCGAGGCTATCTTTTGTGGTAGCGGTAAGATGGCCGTTTATAGCATCTACTTCAGCTGCAGAGATAGCCGCATTTTTAAGGGCATCTGTAATGCAACGCTGTACTGCCTCACTGTTGGGTGCCGTCATACTCCCATTGCCACGCTGCCCTCCGGAATTTACATTACCTCCAAGGATCTCAGCATAAATGGTTGCGCCGCGTTGTAGTGCACTTTCTAAATCCTCTATAACCAAAGCTCCTGCGCCACTACCGGGAACGAACCCAGCTGCTGTAGCACTCATGGGGCGAGAACCCTGTTCGGGGTTATCGTTATATTTTGAACTGCATACCCTAAGAGCGTCAAAGCCTGCCCAAATGTATGGACCGCTGTCTCCTGTGCTTCCTGCCAGTATACGTTTTGCATGACCAGATCGTATACGGTCGTACGCCATCATTATGGCCTCAGTACCCGTCGCGCAGGCCGATGAATTTGTCGTTACCTGATTGCCTAGTCCAAGTTTTCCACCAAGGTAGGCACTAATACCGCTGTTCATAGTCTGAGCTACTACAGTGCTTCCCAGCCTTCGGGTCTGCATGTCATCAATTTTATAAATGCTTTCACGGAACTTATCAATACCAGAGGTACCGGATCCAAAAATAGTTCCGCTTTCCCAATCTGGCTCACTTTTATTTTCCGCAGGCAGCCCTGCATTTTTCCAGGCTTCCATGCCTGCAATAACGCCATATAATATACCGGTACTGTTAAAGCCGCGCAGCTCGAGATCTGAAAAATACTGCGATTTAAGCTCGTCGGTTATTTGCGGCATGCCGGCTATGTGGCAGGAAAACTTTAGTTCCTTCAATTGGGTGTCATGGCGTATTCCCGAAATTCCGTTTTTTATTGCATTGGTAAAAGCAGGTATACCCACACCGTTTGGAGCAGCAATGCCTAAGCCTGTTATAACAATCCGTTTACTCATAACTTAGTAGTTATCATCCCGGCTACAACCCCTTTACAAACTTCAATTCCTGCTTCATTTTTCATAACCACATCACACTTTAGCTTGCCAAACCTAAAAAATGTTTTTTTCGATGTCACAGTTACCTTTTCATTAGGGTATACGGGTTTTAAGAATTGCATATCTGCGGATGTAAAAGCAACAACAGTATCCTTTTTTAAATCGTTACCCAGTAAATAAATACCCAGGCAAACCATACCTATCTGCGCCATAGTCTCTGTTAAGATTACACCCGGTGTTACCGGATTACCTTTGAAATGTCCTTTATAAAAATCAAGATCTTCTTTAAAAGTATAGGCGCCTGTAACACCGTCTTGGTCGGCATGAAGTAATTCGTCAACAAATAAGAACGGTTTGCTGTAAGGAAGCTGTGCTATAATGTCGTTTAAGTTCATATTTTTCTTTGTAGTTACCATTGTAATAAAACACGCTGTGCCGAAAATCCCGGGCCAAAACTAAGCATTAGCCCCTTTTCTCCCGGTTGAGGGCTTTTCTCCATAATACATTCTAGAACGTAGAGTACTGTAGCACTGGACATATTTCCATATTGCTTAAGTACTTCTTTAGTAGCGTTAATGTTTTTACCCAAGCCTGAGAAAAGTGTCTCGACAGTTGCGACTATTTTTTTTCCTCCCGGGTGAAATATCATGTGATTTATATCTTCAATATCTAAATTATTTTTTTCGAGGAAAGGGTGAATTATATCGCCAAAATGCGTTGATATAGTATCGGGCACCTCAATATCCAGTACCATTTGTAAACCGCTATTGGTGAGCTTAAAGCCCATCATGTGCTCTGCATCATAAAAGTGATACATTTGCTCATCTACTATTTCAGGTCCGTAGTCTTCTTCATACGATGAGAGAAGGCAACAAGCCGCTCCATCTCCAAAAATGGCTGCACTTACTATATTTGGCATTGAAAAATCATTGAGTTGAAATGTTGCCGTAGGTGATTCTACTGCTATTACCGCAGCGCGCTTGCCGGGATTTGCCTTTAAAAAGTTTTTAGCATAGATAATACCCGATATTCCTGCGGCACAACCCATTTCCGTCACAGGCAGTCGCACAATATCCTGCCTGAGCTTCATCGTATTAATCAGATAAGCGTCTAGGGAGGGTATCATGATACCGGTGCAGCTAACGGTGATAATGTAATCAAGCGTTTTGGGGTCCCAACCTGCTTTACTAAGCGATTTTTCAAGTACCTGTTCACCTAAAATAACGGCTTCACGACTGTAAATATCGTTTTTCTCTTCAAATGATGTGGCTGTAAAAACTTCAGCAGGATCCATTATAGAATAGCGTCTATCTACAGCGGCGCCTTCAAATATCTTCTTTACTTTTTTTATAAAACGTTCATCCTGTCCCGACAGCCAGCCGTCCAGAAGCGGAAGTATATCGGTTGTGGTACGAGAATATTGTGGCAGTTGCTTTGCAACGGTTATTATTTTTACACTCATTGTTTAGCTATTATCCATTGGTAGCGAAAAGCCCATTTCCAATTTATGGTATATTTTTTTAGGTTTAGTTTTTTAGAAAAGTCAATTAATTCCTGCTTCTTAAATCCCCGTAATATAGATATCAGCCCATCTTCGCGCGACATTCTGTTAAGTTTAAACAAACTACAGATAACTTTGAAAAGCATATACGCAGCCTTGCTACGGTGCAAATCGTTGATAACTACTCCCACAGCTGCATTATTATTAAATGTAATGATTATATTTTCTATTTCCTCGTCGGTGAAGTGGTGCAGTGTGAGGGTGCAAATGGCAATGTCATATTTAAGGGTAGTAAAATCGGCGCTAAAAATGTCAAGGCATCTATACTCAATATTTAGATAGTCTACTGATAACGACCTTGCGTAATTTATTGTAAATTCATTAGCATCCACGCCAATAAGCTTGAAGCTAACAGAATGTTTTTTTCCATAGCGGGCTAGCATGCGTAGCATATCGCCGTTGCCGCAACCAATATCTGCAATGGTTACTGTTCTAGGAATGCTCCCTTTACCTTTATTTAATAACTGCTTTACACCGTGTAGCGTTAAGCTGTTGCCACCTAAAAGCTGGTTAATGTTAGCGATTTTATCAAGTGCATCGCGCAGTTCTTCACCCTGTAGCGAAAAATCGTCCATTATCTCGGTGTCCTGTGTCCTGTATTTAGTAATTATGGGCATTTAATTGATTATGATAGGTTTGCCATGCGTTTGTTTAATTATTAGAGGCAGTAGCCCAGGCAGTGTTGCTGTTATAGCAACCAATAGAGTCGTGGTAGTTGTAGAACGTAATATCCTGGCTAAGGTTCTCCCCATAAATAAACGCCCGGCAAAATGTTTTTTCCATTGCTGTGAATACTTTGTTTCGAGTAGCTGTCGTGATGCTATGCTGCCTGAGTAATATTCTAACACGAGTCCTGAAGCGATTTTAGCGCTATGCAATGCCATCGCCATACCGTTGCCGCAAAGTGGGTGTATAAGACCGGCGGTATCACCAATCATAAGCATATGGTTTTCTACAGGTAGTTTGCTGTCAAATGATATCTGGCTTATAGTAAGCGGTTTATCAAAGAGTATGGTAGAGCTTTCAAATACAGCTTTTAGGTACTTGTTTTTATAAAGTACATTACGCTGGTAATCATCGATATTTTTATATTTTTTAAAGGTGGAATAATCTGCGAGATAACAAATATTAAGGATATTATTTTCAACCTTGGATACGCCGCAATAGCCGCCTTTAAAGTTATGCAATGCCACAACATCGTCAGGGAAATTACCTGAATAATGTGCTTTAACGGCTAACCAGGGTGACGTTTTACGTATAAAATCTCTTGACAAAACCTGGTCAATATTCGATCGCTTGCCGTAAGCACCTAAAACTATTTTCGCTGATAAAACCTGGTTTGAAGAGGTAACGGTAAATAACTCATTGTTAAAAGAAATAGTGTTGACAGTCTCCTGGAGCAGGGTGCAACCATTTGTTACTGCAATCTGACACAGATATTCCTCGAGTACGTAACGGCTAAGGCCGAAGCCTCCTAAGGGAAGTTGTGCTTTCGCCATTCTACCTTCGCCGGCTGTAAGTATAAAATTGGTAATATTGGCAGGCTGAAGCTTTGGAATATCTGCGCCGAGCCATTTCAGGTAGGGAAGAATTTCGTTTGAAATATATTCTCCACACACTTTGTGGCGCGGGTAAGCGGACTTTTCCATCACAGTTACCGTTAATCCTTTTTTAGATAAATGAATTGCACTTGCCAGACCTGCAAGGCCTCCACCAATTATAATTACATCAGGACTTTTTATCATATACAGCAATTTAAGTATAAAACTTGAAATACGATCTCTTTAAAAAAGTTTATTATATGCCTATGGCAAAAGATCGTACACCACTACATCGTCTCCAGGAAAATTAACAACCATAGTGTTCCAAAAAAAAATAAAATGGCATTTCTTCGCGGTTTTTTATTATCCAGTATTGCATTATGCTTGTTTAATTTTTAAAAAACAACATTAATAGTATTCCATTTTTGTTTAGTATTGTAAAAATTTGTGTGTAATAATTAACGTATCGTACGTCATCCATAATGATATAGATATGCTACAAGATACTGGATATCTATAGGTAGTATGTCAAAAAAGTAACCAATGCAGGATGATGTAAATCAATTTGTAAAACGCAATTAGAGAAGGCCGGAAAAACCTAAACTTTTAAATTAAAAAATTAATAGAAAGAATTATGATAAAAATTATGACAGCAGTCGTACTATACACTTTTTTACAAACCGTAAATGCCCAGCAAGGTTTTATGCCTATTTTTGATGGAAAAACTACAACAGGCTGGCATACATATGGCAAAACTTCGGCCAGTGCGGGCTGGAAAGTAGAAGACGGGCTTCTGCATTTTGATCCCGAAGCCGCTAAAAATGGTCAGGGAGGCGATTTATTAACCGATGCAGAATATGAAAATTTTCACTTAAAGTTGGACTGGAAAGTAGCACCAAATGCGAATAGTGGTATCATTTTTTATGTGAACGACAATCCAATAAAATATAAAAATACTTATGAAACAGGTCTTGAAATGCAGGTTTTAGACAACGAGGGTCATCCTGATGGAAAAATAAGCAGACACCGTGCAGGAGATTTGTATGATTTAATTCAAAGCAAATCAGAGCCGGTTAATCCTGTTGGCGAATGGAATACGTCTGAAGTTATTTGTAGAAATGGAAAACTTACTTTCGTTTTGAACGGCGTTATAATTGTTGAAACCTTACTTTGGGACGATAACTTTAAAGCACTCGTTGCAGGAAGTAAATTTGCAACCTGGCCAGGTTTTGGAACTTTCAAGAAAGGTCACATCGCTTTACAGGATCACGGTAATAGTGTATGGTACCGCAACATTTCCATTAAAGAGTAGAATACTATGGAAACCACAACAAGCTGTAGTTAACTGCTCCAAAAAAAAATATGTCAATGAAATCCTACCCAGACATGTTTACATTGAATATGCCATAACTTTATTTTATTATATGTTAAATCATTCCTAAATCACTTTTTGATACTCATTATAAGGCTCTTATAGGATGATATTTGGGATAATGTCCATGATGTTAACGTCGCTCCGTTAGAATTGAGGGTAAAGTTACCGCTTCCGGGATCTACGATAATTACTGCGCCGCCACTACCAACAATGCCTCCGAAACCTGTATTCCACCTGTCTTTGCCACTACCACCTGTACCGTTGAAGGGACTTTACTGCTGCTGGCTGCGCCCATGCAAAAGTGCTGGGCATCATGAGCATCACAAGGGCTATCCTGCCCGTCATGCTTTTTTTAGATCATTAAAGTTTCTAATAAAATCAGAAATTGGGGCGTAGAGCCATAGATCACAATTTGAGATAATCGACCAGAATTTTCCAGTATAGAATTTCTAATACTTGCGATAGGATCATAACAAAGATATCAGTTATATTATTTGGTATAAAATATAAAAGGGTTAAAAAAGTGTTCATTTTTGCTACTATAAGTAAAACGCTATAACAAATACTAACCGTTTAACATTTAGAGAGATAATCGATAGTAGTTCCTAATATTTGTAAGTA
This region includes:
- a CDS encoding glycosyl hydrolase; this translates as MIKIMTAVVLYTFLQTVNAQQGFMPIFDGKTTTGWHTYGKTSASAGWKVEDGLLHFDPEAAKNGQGGDLLTDAEYENFHLKLDWKVAPNANSGIIFYVNDNPIKYKNTYETGLEMQVLDNEGHPDGKISRHRAGDLYDLIQSKSEPVNPVGEWNTSEVICRNGKLTFVLNGVIIVETLLWDDNFKALVAGSKFATWPGFGTFKKGHIALQDHGNSVWYRNISIKE
- a CDS encoding FAD-dependent oxidoreductase; the protein is MIKSPDVIIIGGGLAGLASAIHLSKKGLTVTVMEKSAYPRHKVCGEYISNEILPYLKWLGADIPKLQPANITNFILTAGEGRMAKAQLPLGGFGLSRYVLEEYLCQIAVTNGCTLLQETVNTISFNNELFTVTSSNQVLSAKIVLGAYGKRSNIDQVLSRDFIRKTSPWLAVKAHYSGNFPDDVVALHNFKGGYCGVSKVENNILNICYLADYSTFKKYKNIDDYQRNVLYKNKYLKAVFESSTILFDKPLTISQISFDSKLPVENHMLMIGDTAGLIHPLCGNGMAMALHSAKIASGLVLEYYSGSIASRQLLETKYSQQWKKHFAGRLFMGRTLARILRSTTTTTLLVAITATLPGLLPLIIKQTHGKPIIIN
- a CDS encoding methyltransferase, with translation MPIITKYRTQDTEIMDDFSLQGEELRDALDKIANINQLLGGNSLTLHGVKQLLNKGKGSIPRTVTIADIGCGNGDMLRMLARYGKKHSVSFKLIGVDANEFTINYARSLSVDYLNIEYRCLDIFSADFTTLKYDIAICTLTLHHFTDEEIENIIITFNNNAAVGVVINDLHRSKAAYMLFKVICSLFKLNRMSREDGLISILRGFKKQELIDFSKKLNLKKYTINWKWAFRYQWIIAKQ
- a CDS encoding beta-ketoacyl-ACP synthase — protein: MSKRIVITGLGIAAPNGVGIPAFTNAIKNGISGIRHDTQLKELKFSCHIAGMPQITDELKSQYFSDLELRGFNSTGILYGVIAGMEAWKNAGLPAENKSEPDWESGTIFGSGTSGIDKFRESIYKIDDMQTRRLGSTVVAQTMNSGISAYLGGKLGLGNQVTTNSSACATGTEAIMMAYDRIRSGHAKRILAGSTGDSGPYIWAGFDALRVCSSKYNDNPEQGSRPMSATAAGFVPGSGAGALVIEDLESALQRGATIYAEILGGNVNSGGQRGNGSMTAPNSEAVQRCITDALKNAAISAAEVDAINGHLTATTKDSLEIENWTKALGRSGPNFPYINSLKSLTGHCLSAAGSIESIATVLQLHESFIFGNTNCEDLHPEIIELIDSSKVPLRTFNTDLNIIAKASFGFGDVNACIIFKKIKNLT
- a CDS encoding hydroxymyristoyl-ACP dehydratase, yielding MNLNDIIAQLPYSKPFLFVDELLHADQDGVTGAYTFKEDLDFYKGHFKGNPVTPGVILTETMAQIGMVCLGIYLLGNDLKKDTVVAFTSADMQFLKPVYPNEKVTVTSKKTFFRFGKLKCDVVMKNEAGIEVCKGVVAGMITTKL
- a CDS encoding 3-oxoacyl-ACP reductase, yielding MSVKIITVAKQLPQYSRTTTDILPLLDGWLSGQDERFIKKVKKIFEGAAVDRRYSIMDPAEVFTATSFEEKNDIYSREAVILGEQVLEKSLSKAGWDPKTLDYIITVSCTGIMIPSLDAYLINTMKLRQDIVRLPVTEMGCAAGISGIIYAKNFLKANPGKRAAVIAVESPTATFQLNDFSMPNIVSAAIFGDGAACCLLSSYEEDYGPEIVDEQMYHFYDAEHMMGFKLTNSGLQMVLDIEVPDTISTHFGDIIHPFLEKNNLDIEDINHMIFHPGGKKIVATVETLFSGLGKNINATKEVLKQYGNMSSATVLYVLECIMEKSPQPGEKGLMLSFGPGFSAQRVLLQW